Part of the Elusimicrobiota bacterium genome is shown below.
GAGCCGAGCGATAAGAGCTCGATCCGTCGGGTCCGCCATCGCGACGGCCAGGACCTTCCCGTCGATGAACAACGGGAGAACGAGGTCTTCCCGGGCAAACACTTCCGGGACCATTGCCTTCAGGCCCTGATCTCTTTGCATCACGAGGATCCTGTTCGCGTGCGAAGCGTACGGTATCCCCAACTGTTTCGCCGTTTCGAGGGCAGTGCTTTCGTCGTCGTTCATCTTTCAGGCTCCAACGCCGTCCCTTTCTCGAGCATGTCGACAGCCAGAACGAGAGCTTCGCGGTGCCCATCGGTTTTCGACGGAGACCGACCCTTGGCGTCGGCGACCATGCGGCGGTAGTGATCCGGGTAGCGCTCCTTGGCGCCGATCAGCTCGCATGCCTGCGCGAAGGCTTCACGCTGCATCGACTCGCGTTCGACCTCTTTGGGAACAGCGGCGGATCGCGAGAGACTCTGGACCGACGCCATCAAGGGAGTCGGGTCCAGTCGTTTCTGCTCTTCATATTGGTGGCCGTACTCGTGGATCATCGTGGCTAGATAGGCTTGTTCGAATCGATAGTAGCTGCGTTTTCGCGTTTGGGCGCGTCGAAACGATCCCCATGGCGCGCAGCGTATGCTGTATTCAGCGACGATCCGCCGGTCATCCACCTCCATGACCGACGGTGGTCCGCCCGCGCAGCCCCACATTTCGTGCTCTTGCGGTCGCCTGTGGGGCAGCCGGTAGACTTGATACTTTCGCCAGCGCTTGATCTTGGGATAGGGGTAGGACAAGTTGCGAGAATAGATATAGAAATCGCTCGTGTCCTGCATGATGACATCCACGCCGGTGATCCCGCCAGGGAATAATCTTGCTTCGGTTTGCAGGGCTCCCGCTATCGCCGCCTCGAGCATGAGAAAATCCTTCTCGGTGGCCTTGTAGTCTTCAAGCGCCGGTCCGTAGAATTCCCGCTTTTCGGCGGCATATGCGGTCACGAGAAGGAGATTTGCGATCAGTAGCGCCGTTATCATGGCTTCATATCGATGCTTGCTCGCGATGCGCGTAACGCAGGGGCTGACCAGCGGCGGCTTCAACAGTCCAACCAAACGAGGCCGCCGGCTGGTCAAGCCAATGGTTCGGCCGGCCGAGGACGGCAAGAAGACGTTGTTCAATCATTTGTAGTGCGTGACCCTAAGAATGCGCCCGTCGTCTTTCGCGATTAGAGCTTCCGCCGTTCCGCCCTTCCATCCTTCCGGGAGCGTTCCTTCCACCGTCCAAACTCCTTTCGATAGCCGGGCGTGAAACGGCTTTTCGCTTTCAATCTTTTCCTTGCCGTAAATAGGATTCCAGACAGCCACGGCGATGGCGATTGCCGTCTCTTCGTTCGGAACGCAGCCTTCTTTGGAATTACACGGATCCTTCGGTGGTCCTTTTGCCGTTGCGGCCAGAGCCGTGCTGAGTGCAAGAGCTACAACGAGTCCTGCGGTCTTATTCATGCGCCTCCGCACTCCGTTCCGTTAATACTTGATGGGCCGCCGAACGAGTATTAGGCTGACCCGCTCAATTCCGGCATAGATTCGGCCATCCTCGGATTGTACAGCCAAAACCAATAAATATCCAGGATTTCGAGCCCGTCAGATAAGAGGCGATAGGCCGCCCGGCGGGGGGGGCGATTGTGTGGTGTCGATGGGTGGTTTGGGCCCAATTGGGGTGGGCCTTTCGGCAAATGGGAGGGGGACCGAAGGCTCAGGTAGATCAGGCGCAGGGGGGCTATTCTAAGGATGTGAAGAAGCATTGGTCCTCCTTAGTCGCCGTATGGCTCGCCCTCAATCCTCTCTCCGCCGTCGCCCAGACGAAGGTCGGCGCCGTCGCCGCCCAAGGCTCCTCCGCCGGCGCCGCGTCAGCGGCAATTTCTGCCGTTATTCCTGGGCCGACGACGAATGCCGTTCTGCCATCGAATTCCGTGTCGTTATCGGTTCAAGGCTTGTCGGCGGCACCCGTACCGACCGCGGTCAAGATATCCGCCGGCAACGCCGTTCAATCCGTTCTCCCGCTCGTCGCGCCCGCTTCCATCGAGGTCCGGTCCCGCAAGGTCACCCCCTCCGTTGCCGTTAAGATGGTCGTTAATCCGTTAAGCGTTCTCAAAACCGGCCCCGCCGTTCCCGTCACCCGCTCAGAAAAGGCCGTCGCGGTCGTCCGCGACGAAGTCGCGAACTGGAGCCCCCGTACCCCCGAGGACAGCGTCCTCGCTCCGTCGTTCCAGCGCTCGTTCTCGAGCCTTTCCCTGGTCCGGTCCGCCGCTTCGACCCCCGAATCCCGCGACGTCGTCCCCGCTCCCCGCGCCCCGGCTCCCGTCCCCGGACGCCCGGCCCTCTCGAAGTCGTTCCTCATCGCCGGCGCCTCTTTCGTCGGCGTCGCCCTGATCTCCGCGGCCGTCCCCGCTCTGATGCCCGCCGCTGTCGTCGTCTGGAAAGGCGCCTTCGCCTGGTCCGGCCTCGCCGCGATGGCCGCCTCCCGGTATTGGCGCTCCCCCGGTTCCGCCCCCGACGTTCCTCGCGGCCCTCCCGCCAAAGCGGGGGGCTCCTTCTCTTCTTTCAAGGCCGCCTGGGCCGCGGCCCGCGACAGCGCCGCCGCCCAGCGCTCGTTCGAGAAACGCGTCGGCGGTTCCTCGTGGTCGTCCTTCCGCGACTGGGCCCTCGGCGGCCTGCGCACTGGCCTGTACTGGATGGCTCCTTCCCTGCTTCTGATGCTCGTCGGCGCCGCCTTAGCCAAGGGCGGCATGCTCCTTCTCGGCCTCAAGGCCGCGGCCGCCGCTCCCGCCGCCGCCGCCATGATCCCCCTGACGGCTCTGCTGGGAACCTACCTGCCGATGGCGCTCGCCGCCGAGGCCGGCAGCGTCGCCCTGTTCTTCGGCGTCGCGGCCTTGGCCCGCAAGCTCGGCGCCGGCCGCGCCGCCCCGTGGCTCGCCGGAGCCGCCGCGCTCGGCGCGTCGGCCGCCGTGCTGATGACCTTGACCTCGGCCCCGTTCATCATCCTCGTGAGCCTCGCCCTCGAGGCCGGCGTGCTCTGGACCGCCTGGCGCTCGGATTCCTTCCTGGCGCCGCTGGCCCTGCGCTCCATCCTGACGATGTTCTCCCTCGAGGCCGCGCGCCTCGGCGCGTGGATCAAGTTCGGCGCCGCGGGCGCCCTCGTCGGCCTGCCCCCGGTGTGGGGTGGCGTCGCCGTGGCCGGGCTCGTCTTTCTCGCGTTCAAGCTCAAGTCCCCGGGCCTGCGCCTGAGCGAGATCGGCTCCTGGTGGAACGCCGAGGACGGGGCCCAGCGGCCGAAATCGCCCGGGCGCATCCTCTCGGCCGGCCTCGTCTGGGGCCTGGTCGTCTACGCCATCGGCGACCTGACCTTCTGGGCGATCAACGCCATCGCCCCGGGCGCCGAGCCCGCCCCCGGCATCCTCGCCAAGATGCTGACCGCGGGCGTGGACCTCGTGCTCTATAACTTCGTCATCGTCGGCCTGCTCGAGGAGTACGTGTTCCGGCGGGGCCTGTTCAAATCGATGAACGGCTGGCTCGACAAGCGGGGCCTGAAGCCCGGAAAAGCCTTCTGGACGGCCGCGATCGGCTCGGCCCTGATCTTCTCCGGCGTGCACTACATCGACTGGGGCGCGATGCTGGGCTGGTTCGGGCTGGGAGACCCCGCGGCCTCGTCCGGCCTCGCCGCCGGCGCCTACGCCTTCACTTGGGCGGGCTTCGTCGCGCGCTCGGTCCTCGGCGTCGTGCTGGCCTGGATGTACAAGCGCTCGGGCCTTCTGCTGATCCCCATCGTCGCCCACTTCTGGGCCGACTCGATGGAGGGCCTGGGCTTGGCCTTCGGTCTTCCCGTCTTCCTCGCGCTGGCCGCCGGCGCGCTGCTCCTGTCCTTCGTGTTCCGCCCGAAGGCGCTCACACCGAAGTCGTCCTGAACAGGGGCTCGAGCCAGGTCTTGTAGAGCGCGCGCGAGAGCGCGTACACGGAGTAGGACGTGAAGAACGCCGCGATCACGTCCACCGTGTAGTGGTTGCGCGAGAGCAGCACGCCCACCGCCATCACGATGGAGCCCCCGAGCATCAGGCGCTTGAGCCCCGGGGTCTTGAACCAGAGGAAGAAGAGGAACGGGATCGCGGTGTGCCCTGAGAACACGAACTCGTTGGTGAAGGTCCAGGTGCCGAGTATGCGCGAGAAGATCGCGTCGTGCAGCCTCATGTCCACCATGTCCGTCGGCGCCCCGATCGGCGACAGGAACACGAACGCGGTCCGCACCACCATGTACACCGTCAGGAGGAAAAGGAGGAAGGGGATGCGCCGCGGGTTATACGCGACGGCCGCGCCCGCCGCGTACAGATGGAGCCCGAACCAGCCCCAGGACAGGATCGGCAACGTGTTGACGAGCGGCAGACGCCTCAGCAGCCAGTCGTTGCCGACCGGCAAAGCGCGCTGATCCGCCACCCAGCCGAGCTTGGTATAGAGCGCGTAGGAGAGGCAGAACAGGAACAGGACGCCCGCCAAAGTGCCGATCCACCACTTGTAGTGGATCCCGTGCCATTCGTCTTTGATCTCGGCGATCTCTTTGCGCGCCGCTTTGGGAAGGAGCTTCCGGAGCTCCTGGATCTCCCGGGCGGAGTCGGTGAAGCGGCGCTCCAACTCCGCCAGCTTTTCCTCGAGGAGATTCTCGGCAGGGGGCATGCCCGGATGATATAAAATCTCGTCGTGGAGCCCACCTCGAGTCCTTCTCTCCTGTCGGAAGTCCGCGACTTCCTGTCAGGTTTAAAGAACGACTGGCCCGAGCTATTCGGCCCGCGAAAATCCGTCCGGCCGAAGGCCGAAGCTCCCGCCCCGATCGCCGTTCCCCAGACGCCCGTTCCCCGTAAGGCTCTCCCGTCCGTCCTCATCCCTTCCGTTGCCGTCGATGCTCCCCTGAAAGCCGGTCTTCCCGAGGAGGATCTTGTGGCGTTATTCCGTTCAAGGGCGGAGTACTGGGCCCCCTATTTGGGGGTAACCTTCAACCGAGTGAGCGTCAAGGACCAGCGCACGCTGTGGGGCTCTTGCACGAGAGAGGGCAACCTCAACTTCTCCTGGCGCCTGGCCCTCGCCCCGGATCCGGTCCTCGACTACCTGATCGTCCACGAGCTCTCCCATCGCGCCCAGATGAACCATTCCCGTCGTTTCTGGGCCGTCGTCGAGACTTTGTGCCCCGGTCACCGGTCCCACCGCCGCTGGCTGCGCAAGAACGGCCGCGCGCTCCACTCAGCGAAGCGGCTTTCTTGACCGCCAAGACGAGATAAAGCGGTCGGAGGGCTCCTCCATCGAACTGTTTCCGGAAACAGTTAGACGGGCTTGACTCTCCCCGAATGCGGGGTTACCCTAGTCGATAGATTATGATTCTTCGCTTGGCGGCAATCGCCTTTCTCGCGGCGGTCTCATCCGCCAAAAACATCGCTACTCCCGCCGGAGATTCCGCCGTTCGCCGCGTCTTGATGGAAGCGCGCGGCTCCGTTACACCTGCGAAGGGGATCAGTTCGTCGCTCCGAGAGCTCATCGACCCGATGCCGCCGGAGACGCGCGCCGCGGCCCGCGTCGGGCTCGACGCTCTCGATCGGGGCTCCCTGACCGACGCTGAGCTCGCCGACCTCAGTCGGGCGTATGTTCACCTCGGAGCTGCCGAGCCCGGCGTGCGGGCTGGTCTGACGCTGCAGGAGCGGGACCCGAAGGGCACCCAGGGACTGGTCCTTGCCGCCTCGGCGAAGCTCGAGCAGCGGGACTTCGCCGCGAGCGCCTCTTTGGCCGAGCAGGCCCTCAAGATCAACCCAAGTGATCTCGACGCCAGAGCTGTTCTTGAGATCTCCAAAGGGCGCGGCGCCCCGGTGAAGACCGCCGGCTCCGTCGTCCCGAGCGGAGAGGTCGGGGGCTTGAACCCGGAGCGTCCCCTCGACGAACGGCCGCTGAAGCCGGCCATCCGGCTCGGTCCCTCGTCCGCTCCACCCGAGGTCTACCATGACTCCACACAGACGTCATCTCGCGGCATGCCGTGGCTGCCTTATGCCTTGGGGGGAAGCCTTACGCTTATCGGCTTCGGCCTCGCACTCAAGCACGCCCGCGAAGAGGCCGGGGAATTCGTGCAGAAGACCGAGGATCAGGCGGTTGACCGAGCGGCTAATCTGTATTTCAAAGCAGAGGAATTCGTCAGAGAGAATCCCAAGACGACGATCGCCGCGGGCGTCGTCGCCGTCGCAGTCGCCGGTTGGTTGATTTTACCGGCGGCCGGAGTCGGGGGCGGGGGGATGATGCTCGCTGCGGCCGGCGGGCCCGCCGCGGGTTCCGTCGCCGCCGGGAGCGGTATCTCCGTGACACAAGCCGCTGTCGCAGGAGCGGTGGCGGCCGCCCCCCTGCTGATGCGGGCCGGCGCGGACACGGCTCGGGGCAGTGATGTGTCGCCGGATGAGCCCATCTCGTCGAATGGGCGGACGCCCGAGGACATCACCGAAAGTCAATGGAAGCGCATACGCGAGGTGATCAAGCGGATTCGTTCACAGGTCAAGAATCCGTATAAGAAGGACGGAACCCCATTCAAAAATCAGGGTCCGGGCCATCTGCCCGAGAGGCCGGATGGTTACTACACGGAATATACCGTTCCAGGCGCGGATGGGCAGAGAGGTCTTGAGAGGCTCATCGTTGGAGGCAAGGGAGAGATGTACTTCTCTCCCGATCACTACTATACTTTCATCCCCTTACCATGACATCTTACTCACGCCCTCTCTCCGATCGTCTCGCCGATTCCGAAAAAGAACACGTCTGCTGCCTTTCCTCGGATCGAGAGCGCGAAGCGCATGAAGCGGCCTCTCGATTGGGATTCCTTCATCAAACGATCGATTTGGCGGACTCGCTGAGCCCCTCGGGAATCATCGAGGCCTTCGGCAAGGCGCTCGAATTTCCCGAGCCCTACGGCCGTAATTGGGATGCCCTGATCGACTGCCTGCGTTATCTGCCGGATTCCACGGGCTATGTCCTGATCGTCAAATCCATCGATCGCCTTTGGAAGTCCGATCCTAACCTTTACTATAAACTGACCCACATCCTCAGGGACATCGGCCAAGAATCTCATTCCTGGAAGAACGAGCGCATACCCTTTAAGACGATTCTTTTGACCGAGGATTCGGAGCTTATCCGGGTCGTCGGATGCAGCCTCTAGCTCGCCGGCATGGCGCGCGGGCGGATCATGCGCGCTTGAGCAAGCGCGCCCAGCGCGCCTTGACCCACGCCATCCACCCGTCCACCGTCACGTACGCCGCCGGGATGAGGAACACCGTCATCGGCATCGCGAAGGTCAGGCCCCAGGCGAGAGCCAGCGCCATGGGCGCCACGAAGGGCTCGTAGCCGCCGAAGCCGTACGCCGTGGGGAACAGCCCCAGCAAGGTCGTGATCGAGCTCGCGAAGATGGCCCGCAGCCGTTCCGCCCCGGCGTCCACGGCGGCCTGCTCGACGGGCACCCCAGCGGCGCGCTTCTCGTTGATGAAGTTGACGATCACGATGGCGTTGTTGACGACGACGCCCGTCATCGCCACGACGCCGAGCATGGCCATGAACGACGCCGGCTGGCCGTGGACGAGCAGCGCGTAGACCACGCCGATCAGGCCGATCGGGACCGTCAGCAGGATGATGAAGGGCTGCACGTAGGAGCCGAAAAGCACGGCGAGGATCACGAAGTCGAGCATGACCGCGACGCCGAAGGAGCGGGCGAGCGAGCGCATCGACTTCGCGGTCTCCTCCTCCTCGCCGCCGTAGACCAGCTCGTAGCCGGGGAAGCGCTTCGGCACGTCGGCGAACTTCTCCTTCAGGAGGCGGTTGGCCTCGCGCGAGGTGACGACCTCCTCGTCCACGTCGGCGTAGACGGAGACCGCGGGCTTGTAGTTGTAGCGCGGCAGGAACGGGGCCCCGCGCTTCTCCTCGATGCGGGCCACGCGCGACAGGCGCACGGCCTGACCTTTCGGATTGAGGGCGTCGAGGCCGAGCAGGTCCTGCGGCGAGTCGCGCTGCTCGGGCTTCAGGCGCAGGCGTATCTCGACCTCCTCGTCGGGGAGCTGGATGCGGGAGGCCTTCATGCCGTCGACCGCGTAGAACAGGTCGCGCGCGATGCTCTCGGCGTCGACGCCGGCGAAGGCGGCCTCGATCTCGTCGGGGATCACGCGCCACTGCCACTTGCCGTCCTCGAGGGAGTCCCGGATGTCGGAGACGCCCTTCAGGGACTGGAGGTAGGCCCTGATCTCGAGGGCGATCTCGCGGTTGACCGCGGGCTCGCGCCCGCGCACGCGCACCATGATCGCCTCGCCTACGGGCGGTCCCGGGGCGAGCTCGTTGATGGTGACGCCGGCCGCGCCCGGCGGCAGGCCGATGCGGGCGCGCAGGTCGGCGACGATCTCCTTGGTGCGGCGCGGGCGCTTCTCCTCGGGGGTGAGGTACACGCGCACCTGGCCGTAGTTGGTGCCGAGGCGCTCCTGATCCTCCTGCCCCTTCAGCCCGACGGCCGCGGTCTGGACCTCGAGCTCGGAGGGAGGCAGGCCGGCGACGGCCTTCTCGACGTGCCGCACGGCGTCCTCGGTCGCCTCAAGGTTCGTCCCCGGGGGCATCTCGACCTGGATGAAGAACTGGTCGATGAGGCCCTCCGGGAAGAGGACGAACTTCAGGCGCCAGTAGGCGACGCCGGAGGTGAAGAGGAGGAAGGCGAGCAGCAGCAGCGCGAACTTGCCTCGGTGGGAGATCACCCAGGTGATCGCGCGGCGGTACCAGCCCACGCCGGCCAGGTACCAGCGCCCGCCCGCGCTCTCGCCGACGGGCTTGCCGAACGGCAGCAGCTCGAGGACGTGGCCGGGCAGGATGAAGAAGGCCTCGAACAGGCTCGCCGCGAAGCACATGATGACGACGACCGGGATCATGAACAGGAACTTGCCCATGATGCCGGTCATCATCGCGAACGGCAGGAACGCGCACGAGGAGACCATGACCGAGCCGAGCACGGGCCACATCACCTCGCGCGTGCCGTCCACGGCGGCGTCGAACGGCTCCTTGCCCCGCTCCAGGTGCTTGTAGATGTTCTCCGCGACGACGACGGAGTCGTCGTCGAGCATGCCGAGGACGATGATGAAGGCGAGCAGGGACATCAGGTTGAAGGTGAAGCCGAGCGGCACGGCGAAGACGAGGGCGGAGGCGAAGGAGATCGGCACGCCCAGCGCCGCGACCGCGGCCAGGCGCCAGTCGAGGAACAGGAACAGCGCGGCGAGGATCAGGAAGCCGCCCTGGAGCATGTTGCCGGTCATGACCTTGAGCCGGCGCTTGACGAAGAAGCTCACGTCGTCGGAGATCACGAGCTCCAGGCCCTTCGCCGCGGCCCGCGCGGCCTGTTCGTCGCGCAGCCTCATCACGCGCCCGGTCAGCTCGATCACGTCGGCGGACTTGTGCTTGCTGACGTGGAGCTCGATCGAGGGCTTGCCGCCGGCGCGCGTGCGGATGGCCCCTTCCGCGAAGCCGGCGGCGACGCGGGCGAGGTCGCGCACGCGCAGGTTCTCGCGCGCCTCGTTGCCGCGCACGACGATGGAGCCGACCTCCTCCGGGGTGAAGACGGCGCCGCGCACGCGCACCCAGTTCTCGAGGGTGCCGGCCCAGGTCGAGCCGGCCGAGCGGTCGACGTTGCGGCCGCGGATCGCGGCGGCGACCTCGCCCATGGTCAGGCGGTGGCGCGCGAGCTTCTCGCGGTCGACCTCGACCAGGACCTCCCGCTCGCGATCGCCCTTGAAGGCGACGCGGGAGACGCCGTCGAGCTCCTCGACCTGGTCCTTGAGCTCCTCGGCGAAGCGGTCCCGCTCCTCGTCCGTGCCGCCGGCGACGGAGAGGGTGATCAGCGGGCGGTCGGCGGTCAGCTCCTGGACGATCGGCTTGTCGGCGAGGTCGGGCAGGTCCTCGACGCGCTGGGCCGCCTGGTAGAGGTCGTTGACCGCCTTGTCCTTCTCGCGCTGGGTGAGGTCCTCGTCGAGGCGCAGCACGATGATGGAGAGGTTCTCGAGGGACCAGCTCTCCGCGCGGTCGACGCCGGAGACGCCACGGACCTGGTCCTCGATCTTGCGGGTGACGAGGGTCTCGACCTCCTCGGGGGAGGCGCCGGGATAGGGGGTGCTGACGAGGACGATGTCGAACTTGATGTCCGGGAAGGCCTCCCGGCGCGAGGTGAAGAAGTGCCAGCCGCCGATCACGCAGAGGACGAAGGTGATGAGGTTGGAGAGGACGGGGCGGCGGAGGAAGAACTGGATCACGGGCCTCCGGCGACGCCGGCCTGGCGGGCGAGCTCGAGGAGGGCGAGGGCCTCGTCGGTCTCGGCCCGCGTGAGCTCGGCGCGCGCGCGCCGCAGGTCCTGCTGGAAACGGACGAGCAGGTCCGTCGTGGCCCGGCCGCTGCGGAAGTCGGACTCGCCCGCGGCGAGCTTGTCGCGCTCGATCGCCTCGAGGCGGCGGGCGGCCGCGAGGCGGCGGCGGGACAGCGACAGGGTCTCCCGGCCGTCGCGCCAGGCGCGGCGGGCGGCGTTCTCGGCGCCGGCGAGCTCGGCCTCGGCGGCGGAGAGGGCGAGGGCCGCCTGGCGGCGCGTGAGCCGCTCCTGCCGGAAGGTCAGCGGGACGACGACGCTCATGCCCACCGCCGCGACGGGGTGACGCCAGCCGCGCATGTCGCTCCACGCGCCGCCGTAGGTCGAGTCGAGGCCGCCGAAGGCGTAGGACGCGTCGAGCGAGAGGTCCGGCAGGGCGTCGAGGTCCGCGACGCGCGCGGCCCACAGCAGCGCGTCGCGCCGGCTCCGGGCGCTCGCGAGGTCGGGGCGGGCGGCGAGCGCCTCGGTCTCGCCCGGGGGGAGGTCCGCGTCGGCGGGCAGCCCGCTCGGGGCGGCGGTCGAGACCTCGAGGTCCTGCGCCGGGCCCTCGGCGCGAAGGGCGGCGGAGAGCGCATGACGGGCCCGCTCGCGCGCGGAGAGGGCGAGCAGGAGCTCGGTCTCCGCCGACTCGAGGGCGGCCTGGGCCTGGAGCTTGTCCGAGGCCTCGGCGGTGCCGTAGCGGCGCTTCTCCTCGGTCCGCTTCAGGAGGAGCCGCGCGTCCGCCACCGCCTCCTCGCGGATGACCTGGAGCCGCTGGGCGGCGCGCAGCTCGATGACGGCGGAGGCGGCCGCCGACGCGGCGGCGGCGCGGGCGAGCGCGAAGTCGGCGGCGGCCGCGGCCGCGCCGGAGCGGGCGCGGGAGCGCCGGGCGACGTCGGGGCGGCCCCAGAAGTAGCGCAGCAGCCTCTGCTTGAGCTCGAACGCGAGGCGGGAGTCGACGGTCGGGTCGACCGGCCGGAAGGCCGACGGGTTGACGAGGCGCTCGCCGCGCCAGACGAGCTTCGCCTCGGTGCCGAGCAGGGTCGTCTGGGACAGCCCCGTCTCCCAGCGCTCGGTGCGCGCGCGCGCGCCCTGGAACGCGGGCGCCGTTCGCGGCGCGCGGTCGTCCTGATAGGAGTAGGAGCCGAGCGCCTTGGGGTCGAGGTTCGAGAGCAGCAGCGGCTCCTCGAGGGCGGCCGAATCGCGGCGCGCGCGCGCGGCGGCCGCCTCGGGGGAGCGCTCGACGGCGAGGCGCATCGCCTCGGGCAGGGTCAGCGGCGCGGCCGAGGCCGCGGCGGCGAGGGCGACGGCGAGTCCGGCGAGCATCGTCGTCCTAGTCCTCCAGCTTCTTGATGATCTCGGGCACGTCGGCCGCGGTCACCCCGGAGAGCCATTCCCCGCCGGGATAGACGAAGGCGTTGGGGCCCTGCTCGCACAGGTCGAGGCAGCCTGATTTCGCGACGCGCACCTTGCCCTTGAGGCCCTTCTCCTTGACCGCGTGCTTGAGCGACTCGCACAGCTCGACTCCGCCGCGGCCGGGGTTCCCGCAGGCGACGCGCCCGCCATGGCGGACGTTCACGCAGACGAAGACGGTCTTCTTGAAGGGAACGGGCTTCTTGTCCATGAGGGGATTATAGCGCGACGGGGAGGGCTTCGGCGGCGTGCTGACGCGCCTCCTGGGTGAGGCGAGCGGTCCAGACCGCCCCGGAGAACGAGCACGCCAGCCCGATGATCTGGACGCCCTGGATCGCGTCCCGGCCGAGGGCCCAGGAGAACACGAGGGTCAGCGCCGGGTAGGAGAGCATGAAGGTCGTCGCCTTGGAGAGGTCCATGTTGCGGATCGCCATGTACCAGAGGACGAAGTTCAGAGACGACATGAGCAGGCCCTGCAGAACGAGGAAGCCGAGCGCCTCGGGCGACCAGGACCAGCGGCCGTCGTGGAGGAGCGTCCACAGGCAGACCGGGATCATCGTCAGGATGCCGTAGAACACGCGCCCGCCGGACAAGGTCAGCGCGTCGAGGTCCCGGGGAAGGCGCTTGGCGAAGATGTGCGAGAGCTGATACAGCCACGGCGTGCAGAGGATCATCAGGTCGCCCTTCCAGCGCGGCGAGGAGAGGTCGTGCATCATGACGAGGCCGGTGCCGCTCATGACCAGGAGTGCCGCGAGCGTGAGCTTGAGCGTGGGCCGCTCGCCGAGCAGCCACGCGGTCAGCGCGGCCGAGTAGAGGACCTCGACCTGGGCGACGATCGCGGCGTTGGCGGGGGTCGTGTGCGCGAGTGCGGAGATATAGATGACCGTGGCCGCGCCGCTGCACAGTCCCATCATCGCCAGCGACGGGGCGATCTCCCGCGCG
Proteins encoded:
- a CDS encoding DMT family transporter: MSPIAALVVDWAITALWPLIGAFGMTHFSGALFATGGLVVGLAAMSPWLLAKGRWRRVVAREIAPSLAMMGLCSGAATVIYISALAHTTPANAAIVAQVEVLYSAALTAWLLGERPTLKLTLAALLVMSGTGLVMMHDLSSPRWKGDLMILCTPWLYQLSHIFAKRLPRDLDALTLSGGRVFYGILTMIPVCLWTLLHDGRWSWSPEALGFLVLQGLLMSSLNFVLWYMAIRNMDLSKATTFMLSYPALTLVFSWALGRDAIQGVQIIGLACSFSGAVWTARLTQEARQHAAEALPVAL